The window TAACATCTTCATCTGCTTTGTTGCAACTCCTTGAAAGCTAATAAGCTTCCTGCGGATTTGCGCCGCGCAGCTAAAGCGCTATGGCACCAGAAATGCATGAGTTATTTTTGCCCAGCTCCTTAGGACAAATCCCTTTAAATGACTCACAAATCTCAATTGTCTTCCTCTACTTTTTCGCGCAGCTTTTTGATGGCGCCGTGCCGTTTTTTTTCGTCTAGGATCTTTTGCTTCAATCTACGAGATCGTCTCTTTTTTTGCCGCTTGATTTTTTCCTCTGCCTGCTGCTTTTTTGTTTTTTCCTGATGGATTTTGAAGGCAATTTTTTCGCAAAGGATTCTCCGGGCGAGGAGGCGGTTAAGCTCGCGGGAGCGCTCTTGCTGGCACTTCACCTCAATCTGGGTAGGAATATGTTTGAGATAGACACACGAAGAGGTTTTATTAACCTT is drawn from Candidatus Neptunochlamydia vexilliferae and contains these coding sequences:
- a CDS encoding peptide chain release factor family protein; the protein is MNKESIEKEMERLGIREEDLIEKFILGAGKGGQKVNKTSSCVYLKHIPTQIEVKCQQERSRELNRLLARRILCEKIAFKIHQEKTKKQQAEEKIKRQKKRRSRRLKQKILDEKKRHGAIKKLREKVEEDN